GAATGCACTTTTCGCTACCGGGAAGAGGAGTATAGCGTAAATGTGCCAAACGTTGGACCTCCAACGCATCACCATAAAAGATTTCGAACCCCCAGACATTTCCATCAGATCCGAAACCTGTCCCATCAAGGATGATTCCATATGCTTTCCTTGAAATACGATGCTCAGCCATACATGCAGCCATATGTGCATGGTGATGCTGAACCTCTATCACTTCAGAAAAATGATAATCTTTAACTAGTTTTTGAACCTGATATCTTGGGTGCGCATCTATGACTGCTATTGTTTTCGGCGTTTCAATCCACTTTAATAGATGTTCCAATTCATGTTTATAATGGTCTAATGTTTCGATATTTTCCAAATCACCGATATACGGCCCGACAAATATTTGCTGATTGCGGCCGATCGTGAACATCGTTTTTTGCTGACCGCCAAAGGCGATGATTTCAGAAACATCGTTTTCAGTCGTTAAAGGGTCTGGAACATAGCCCCTTGACCTTCGCAAAAAGTCGAGATGACCATCGATTATTTGAACGACCGAATCATCTAATGGATGTAAGATTTCTCGATTATTTGTAAGTAAGTAATCGGCAAGCCCTGCTAGATTCTGAATAGCCTCGTCATCTTTATAGAGAATCGGCATACCAGAAAGATTTGCACTTGTCATCACCAAACATTCAATACCAGGATCAGTAAATAATAAATGATGCAGAGGTGTATAAGGCAACATGGCCCCAATCGAACTCATTTTCGGTGCAACACCTGATGCTAGTGAGTAACCTTTGCTTTTTTTCATTATCACGATTGGTGATTCAGGGCTGGTTAAAACCTCCATTTCCCTTTGACTTAATACAGCAAACTGCTCTACGGCCTTGACAGATGCAGCCATGACGGCAAGCGGTCGTAAAGGGCGGTTTTTCCTTTGCCGTAAAGCAGCCACTGCTTGTTCATTTCGTGCATCACAGCTCAAGTGGTAACCGCCAATCCCTTTGATGGCAACAATTTTTCCTTCCTTTAGTAACTGAATGGTTTTAGTAATCGAATTCTCACAATCTACAAGATTACCATTATTTTTCAGAAGCTGTAACTTGGGTCCGCATTTCGGACAGGCAATCGGCTGAGCATGGTGTCGCCTGTTTATCGGATCCTCATATTCGCTAAGGCACTCCTCGCACATCGGAAAAGTTTTCATTGATGTGTATGGTCGATCATATGGAAGTTCTTCTATAATCGTATAGCGTGGACCACATTGGGTGCAGTTTATAAATGGATACTGGTAGCGAAAATTATCAGGGTCATACATTTCACGCAAGCAATCATCGCAAACGGCCGAATCAATAGGGATTACAAGCTGCGATTTTCCACTTCGTTCACTTGGGATAATGGTAAATTCATCCTGATTTTGCGGTATTGCATCTTCTATCAATATTTCATTTATTTTTGAAAGTCTTGGTGCATTTATTTTTAGATCTGATAAAAATAATTTAATAGAATCTTCTTCACCTTCAACGTGAATCTTGACCCCATCCATATTATTTTGCACGGTTCCTGCTAAATCGTAATGATTGGCAAGCTGAAAAATAAACGGCCGAAACCCTACACCTTGAACCCTGCCGCGTACGTCTAAATTTACTGCCGTACGCATCGCTTAAATGCCCCTTCCAACCAAGTAAACCAATTATGCAATCCTTCCTGGGTTCTGGCTGAAAGCGGGAACAACGCTGATTTCGGATTAATTTCCATCAGGTCTTTTCTTGCTTCATCCATACTAAAATCAAGGTATGGGAGCAAATCTATTTTATTTAACAAAACAAGTTCCGTTCGCATAAACATTTGTGGATATTTAGGAATTTTATCATTTCCTTCAGGCACACTTAAAACGGCCACTTTATGACTCTGGCCGAGATCATATCCGGATGGGCAAACTAAATTGCCAACATTTTCGATAAACAAAATATCAATTACATCAAGGTCAAATTCCCCTAAAGCTGCTGCTACCATTCGTGCATCTAAATGACATCCACCATGGGTATTAATTTGAACTGCCTTTGCTCCCATTGCTCTAATTCGATCCGCGTCTCTTTCTGTAGCAAGGTCTCCTTCAATAACGGCAATTCGATATTTGCCGGAAAGATTCTTGACGGTTTCTTCCAATAATGTAGTCTTACCTGCCCCAGGGGAACTCATTAAATTAATGACTAATGTCTTTGTATCATGAAATAATTCCCTGTTAAACATAGCCGCCTTGTTATTATTTGTTAATACATCAGTTCTTAGTGTTACTTTCATCTTTCATGACTCCCTTCATATGACAGGACCTGAAACGTTTCCCCTGAAAGGATTTTGCCGGATGGAATCTGGCAAACCGGACAGAGTGCTAGCTTTTGGCTGGGTTGATAGAGCTTGCGACAAAGAACACATTCTGCTTCTGCCTTTTCGATATGAATAACAAGCTTAGCATCTTTATGAAAAAGATGCTGATTTTGGTCCCGAAAAATATCAAATGCCATCCTCAAAGCATCTGGCATTGCATTGAAGATCTCTCCAACCATTAACTCGACTTTTTCAATTTTATTTATTCCTTTTTCCGCAGCATCTTCTTGAACAAGCTGAAGAATCTCTCCCATTAACGATATTTCATGCAAAATGCTCATCTCATTTCTTAACTATGGGTGAAACCTACATAATACG
Above is a genomic segment from Neobacillus endophyticus containing:
- a CDS encoding hydrogenase maturation nickel metallochaperone HypA/HybF — its product is MSILHEISLMGEILQLVQEDAAEKGINKIEKVELMVGEIFNAMPDALRMAFDIFRDQNQHLFHKDAKLVIHIEKAEAECVLCRKLYQPSQKLALCPVCQIPSGKILSGETFQVLSYEGSHER
- the hypB gene encoding hydrogenase nickel incorporation protein HypB, with translation MKVTLRTDVLTNNNKAAMFNRELFHDTKTLVINLMSSPGAGKTTLLEETVKNLSGKYRIAVIEGDLATERDADRIRAMGAKAVQINTHGGCHLDARMVAAALGEFDLDVIDILFIENVGNLVCPSGYDLGQSHKVAVLSVPEGNDKIPKYPQMFMRTELVLLNKIDLLPYLDFSMDEARKDLMEINPKSALFPLSARTQEGLHNWFTWLEGAFKRCVRQ